The DNA window TTCCATGTGTGATATATGATGAATATTCCTGCATTCGAGGTTTCAGAAACCAAAAAAAATCGATTTGCGGAGTTTGTTTCCAATTTCACACATCCCCCGTTCCTTTCAATTCCCACATTTATCGTTTTAAATTTATTTTTATTGGATCCTCATAATTTTTTTGTAATCACCGGTATTTGTGTCTTTTTTGCAGCGATTTTACCCGTTGGTATCCTGATTTTCTGGGCAAAAACAATTACAAAAGATGAGTTGGATTTTCCAATCAAAGAAGATCGGCGTTATCCATTACTCATTGTAATCCTGTCCTATCTTATCGGCACCGTCATTTTATTTACTCTCCATGCACCCCCAATGGCGACCAGTTTGATGTTCTGTTATTTTTCAAATACATTGGTTGTTTTTTTCATCAATCTCTATTGGAAGATCAGTATCCATTCCATGGGTATTGCGGGACCCACGACTGCGTTATTTATTGTATTTGGTTTTTTCGGTTCTATCCTTGCATGGTTAATTCCGGTTGTCATGTGGAGCAGGGTATATCTAAAACGGCATACGATGTCTCAGGTAATTGCCGGGGCATCTCTTGGGTTTGTATTCACGGGAATCCAGATAAAAATCCTCTATGGATTCATATTTAGGATAAATTTAGATGTATTTCCAATTTTCTGGCTGGTATATGCTTTTATTGGCCCTGCAATTGTACTGAGTATTGCCGGTTATCTGAATAATAAAGGAATGAAGGATGGTTATACTCGGAAAACCATCGTATTTTTCGGATTCATTTCAATTGTCATATACTTATATCTTGCACCGATTGGAGCTACAGTTTTTCTTCTTATTTCTGGTTGTCTCTATGTTGCAATTGCGTTTTTTTCTAGTCCTGGTTTTTTATGGTTCGATGGAATTCGAAGAATATTGGATGCCCCTTGAAATATTCTATGAGAATAACTCTCAGCACCCCTTTTTATCTTACCACACCCAGTCAGACATATATTCCCAATTCCACTTTCATATGGCCGACTATGAAATTTTTCCTGGAGTGCACAAGGTAC is part of the Methanosphaerula palustris E1-9c genome and encodes:
- a CDS encoding phosphatase PAP2 family protein; its protein translation is MMNIPAFEVSETKKNRFAEFVSNFTHPPFLSIPTFIVLNLFLLDPHNFFVITGICVFFAAILPVGILIFWAKTITKDELDFPIKEDRRYPLLIVILSYLIGTVILFTLHAPPMATSLMFCYFSNTLVVFFINLYWKISIHSMGIAGPTTALFIVFGFFGSILAWLIPVVMWSRVYLKRHTMSQVIAGASLGFVFTGIQIKILYGFIFRINLDVFPIFWLVYAFIGPAIVLSIAGYLNNKGMKDGYTRKTIVFFGFISIVIYLYLAPIGATVFLLISGCLYVAIAFFSSPGFLWFDGIRRILDAP